A genomic stretch from Petrimonas mucosa includes:
- a CDS encoding stealth family protein produces the protein MEIDFVITWVDMNDPKWQKDFATYSGKIDNTVNELSEARFRDYGFLKYWFRGVEKFTPWVRKIHFVTCGQKPEWLNADHPKLSLVNHADYIPQHFLPVFNSSLIEIYLHKIPDLADRFVYFNDDFFITNQLPQERFFIDGVPNDIAAFRYNSGMGLWSKCLKNNIRIINRRFNKQEVMQRDHEKWFHPSYGKKSRLTRLLKPYNKFITLITPHNAQPYLKSTFEEVWEYAGAELTKASENRFRSPNDYTQELFRTWQICRSNFLPYNTYSDTKMFPLILKSKQAIRAIYEQRYKLICLNDNAHIRNYAAVIRELDKAFQSILPDKSTFEL, from the coding sequence GTGGAAATTGATTTTGTAATAACGTGGGTCGACATGAATGACCCGAAATGGCAGAAAGATTTCGCAACCTATTCGGGAAAGATCGACAACACTGTGAACGAACTGTCTGAAGCCCGGTTCAGGGATTATGGTTTTCTCAAGTACTGGTTCAGGGGGGTTGAGAAATTCACGCCATGGGTAAGGAAGATCCATTTTGTCACCTGCGGACAGAAGCCCGAGTGGCTGAATGCAGATCACCCGAAACTATCGCTGGTGAATCATGCCGACTATATCCCGCAACATTTTCTTCCGGTATTCAACTCCTCGCTTATTGAGATCTACCTTCACAAGATTCCGGATCTGGCAGACAGGTTTGTCTATTTCAACGACGATTTCTTCATCACCAACCAACTCCCGCAGGAACGCTTTTTCATCGACGGGGTACCCAACGACATTGCCGCTTTTCGCTATAACTCCGGCATGGGGTTATGGTCGAAATGTCTCAAGAACAACATCCGGATCATCAACAGGCGGTTCAACAAGCAGGAGGTGATGCAACGCGACCACGAGAAGTGGTTCCACCCCTCCTATGGCAAGAAGAGCAGGCTCACCCGCCTTCTCAAACCTTATAACAAATTCATCACGCTGATCACGCCGCACAACGCGCAACCCTATCTCAAGTCGACTTTCGAGGAGGTGTGGGAGTATGCGGGTGCGGAACTGACAAAAGCTTCGGAGAATCGTTTCCGGAGTCCGAACGACTACACCCAGGAGCTGTTCCGGACCTGGCAGATCTGCCGTTCCAACTTCCTACCCTACAACACCTACAGCGATACGAAGATGTTCCCGCTGATCCTGAAATCAAAGCAGGCCATTAGGGCCATCTACGAACAGCGCTACAAACTGATCTGTCTGAACGACAATGCGCATATTCGCAACTATGCCGCAGTTATCCGGGAACTGGACAAGGCGTTCCAATCCATCTTGCCCGACAAATCGACTTTCGAGTTGTAG